DNA from Bacteroides zoogleoformans:
ATTTAGGAGGTAGCCGTCGAGCCTCCGCATGCTTACATACCATCTCATCTTGCCGTCAAATCCATACAAGCCCTCGGTATGTTCTGCAAAGTTACATATTATTTCTGAATTTGCTGAATGAGATTCGATAATTTTGTTGCAAATTTATTCTTTTAGATTCAAAATCTTACTTTATGACGTACTATTGTCTCTTTTGCACTGTGTTCTGAAACTGTATCAGGAGGATTTTGCAAGTCTGATTTTGGGGAGAGTTCTTCATCTCCTTCTTTGTCCGCAGTAATCGTCAAAGTGATTTTTCTGTCCAACTCTGCCGACTGCCCTTTGAGCGAGCGAAGCTCGTCCTCTTTCTTCCACGTCCCATTAGCAATAGCAGTATAGATTTCCTGATTGGCTGCAACTTTCTCTTTCTCCTTTTCATGCGATTCAATTACTTTCGGGATGCGCCCAAGCGCACCTAAGAAGTTCTCACACGCAAGTTTCGGGTCCGTAGCCAACTTACCATTATTATAGGTATAGTAGATACTCTCCTGCCCTTTAACAAAGAAACGATTTACGGAGCAGTCAAACAAATCCTTTGAGGTACTTTCCGTCTTCACCATGATGGAGAAGCCATAAATCTCACCGATTTTATTATACTCACCTTTGGTGCGTGCCTTGTCGTTAATCTCCTGCAGGCGTGCGGCAATGACCTTGGTGTCCGTACTGCCCTCCACACCTTTTATGACAAGTTTATTGATAGGATTGCCGTCCTTATCACGCTCGACACGCTTCTCAAAGCATGCCAAGTCCGCCTTGGCTTCCTTAATCTTGTCCGAATGAAAAGATACGGAACTGTCAATCTCCGCCAATTTCCCCGTCGCTGCATCACGCTCACGGAGAAAGTTCTTACGCTCGGATTCCAGCGTGGCAATCTTCTTGTCGAGTTTGGCTTTCTCTAACAAGTCTGTATTACCAGATAGCACGGCAACATACTCTGAAAAGTTCATACCGCTATCCTCATCCATCGAACCCTCGTCAATGGTACGACTACCGAGCGTATTGGTCTTCAATTGATTGATAAACAATTGCTTGTTGTGTAGCAGATTGAATTTATAACTGTCCAACGACCGCTCCACGGCATAGATAATCACATCGACCTTGTTGTCAGCAAATTCTTTGGCAACCATATTGCCTTTACGGATTGCCCGACCATTGCGCTGTTCTAAATCTGAGGGTCGCCAGGGTGTGTCAAGTTGATGCACCGCCACCGCACGCTGCTGGGCATTAACTCCCGTTCCAAGCATGGATGTAGAACCGAAGATAATGCGGATGTCTCCACGATTCATCGCATCTACCATCGCTTTTTTGGCTTTCTCGTTCTTGCACTCCTGAATGAAGCGTATCTCGTAGGACGGGATATGATAATCTTCTACCAATTTACGCTTCACCTCCGAATAGATATTGAAGTCTCCACCGGATTTATACGTGCCCAAGTCAGAGAACACAAACTGCGTACCCTTCTGTGCATCATACTTCTGATAGTAGTCATTAAGTAGCTTTGCACAATGGCTTGCCTTGTTGTCAATATGATCCGAGTACCCGTTTTCGTCTATCATGCGTAGATCCAAGCTCATCTTGCGGGCGTAGTCTGTAGCAATGAGCATTTTCGCTTTTTCCTCACTCTCACTAAGCGGTGCGCGTCCTAAGATTGTGGCATCCCCTTTCTTGGCAAATTCCATCAACTTACCGATAAACTCTTCCTGTTCAGGTGTCGGCGGAATGTTATGCAGTATCTCGTTCTTCTCAGGTCTGTCAATACCAATATCCTTAGCAGTTCTGAAATCGCATATCTCCGCATAGAACGAAGCCAGCTCAGGCACTTTGATGAATGTTCTGAAGCGTTCCTTCTGAATAATCTCATTCGTAATGGAAAACTCATAGTCGGTGGACTTCTTGGCAAAGACCGCAGCCCATGCGTCAAAACTGTTGATGCCCTGCTTTTCCAAGGCTTGCGGGCGCAAGTATTTGAACAAAAGATAAAGTTCAGTCAGACTATTGGAAATAGTAGTTCCCGAAAGGAATGTTGCTCCCAAGTCCTTGCCCGACCGCTCCTGTATGGTGCGAATGGCAAAGAGCATATTAAGCGCACGCTGTGAGCCGTCAGGATTGCCCAAGCCTGATACCCTATCGTGGCGAGTGTTGAACATTAGGTTCTTGAATTGATGACTTTCATCTACAAATAGGTGGTCAATGCCCATCATCTTGAAATCTACGGCATCGTCCTTGCGCTCGGCTATGCTGTCTTGAATGCCTTGTAACTTGGCTTCCAAGGTCTGCTTTCGTTTCTCCAATCCTTTGAGCATGGCACGGGATATGTCCGCTCCCTGCATACGGAGCACTTCAAGGTTTTCTTCTACCGAGTCTTTCTCTTTCTGTAAGATTGCCTCCTGTATCTCCAAGGCTTGCGGAATCATACCGAACTGCTCATGCGTTAAGATAATACAGTCCCAATCGTTGTTCTTGATGTCATTAAAGATACGCTGGCGGTTCTGCTTGTTAAAGTCGTTCTTGCCCGGATAGAGAATCTTGGCATTGGGATAAGCCTTGCGAAAAGTATCAGCAATATCGAATACATTTGCCTTCAGTCCGATAATCATCGGCTTGTTGGCTAATCCCAACCGCTTCATCTCGTAGGCAGCCGTACACATGATAAGCGTCTTGCCCGCACCCACCTCGTGGTCGCAGATACCACCTCCATTGGTCTTCAGCATCCATACGGCATCTTTCTGACTCTTATAAAGGTCTGGTATGCCCAATCTTTTAAGGTCAAGGTCGGGAAACGACTGGTGCGTACCGTCAAAATTGGGACGCACAAAGCAGTTGAAAAGACGATTGTAACGGTCAGAGAGCTGCTCTTTGAACGTGTCGGGTGTCTGTCCGAGCCAATCTACAAAGCCTTGTCTGATCTCCTCAATCTTGGCGTTCGCCATCTGTATGGCGTGCCCGTCCCGTACTTTAATGGTCTTGGTTTCTCCTGTGATCTTATCCGTCACCTCCTTACTCTTGTTGATGTCGGGAATGGTATTGTGAAGTGCGTGCTTCATCAGGTTGATGCCGTCATAACGGCGGAACTCCCCCGGTACGGCATACTTATGCCAGATATTGGCATTCTTTCGGTCGCAGACAATGCTGTACTCGTCCATGTTGGAATGGTAGGATACGCTAATATCCGTCCCGAAAAACTCCGAGGCAAACCTACCATAGACTTTAGCAGGTATCCAGCGTTCACCGAGATTGAAGTCAAGGTCCGCAAAAGGAATGGGTGTTGGCGTGGCTGCGCGTAGGGCAGCAAGGCTCTGCTTTGCCTCTTCGTGGTCGGGATGGTCCAAGAGCCACGACTCGATACGCTCCGCCTTTTCTATTACATTGCCCGAAATGAACTTGTCGGCTACCTCATAGCTGTCCTCTTCGGGATTGTAGAAGATGCGTCCTTCCAAGGCGGAAAGCATATCGCTCTCTTCCATATCGGGAAGCAGGGAACTCATATAGTCAAGTTCCACCGTGCCGTATTTGTTGAGTGATGCGCCCAATGCCTCCATCGGGTCTGCGGCAATGGAAAGCTCGGAGGTGGAAAAAGCCGTCGGATGGTCGAAGATGTCCGCCTTGACGTACCTGCCGTTTTCGGAGCGTTCCAAGAACAGCATTTCCACGCCTGTGGCGTCCATCTTGATGACATCGGTATTTGTCTTTTGATTGAAATTCCCCCAACGACCTACATAGCCATCATAAAGCCGATTGAGTTTCTCACGCTCTTCCTTGTCCTCCGCTTGGTTGTTCGCCTCATAATCATAGAGTCTGTGATAACTCTCCCTAATCTCAATGTATGCTTTCAGCCGTGAGAGCTGGGCAAAGGGCAAGTCCATCGGATTGAAAGTGGGATGTCGTTTCAAGTCAGAGAGAAAGCCGACCTGTCCTTTTTGCATGACAATAGAGCCGTCCCTCAGATGAGAGTCGGGCGATGAGAGAAAGGGACGCGGTGAAGCGTCAAACTCTTTCTTAACCTCTGCTATGGGCTGTGGCTTGCGAGGTTCGGCTTCCTCCATAAAGTCAAAGAGCGAGGGTTCTCTGACGGGAGCTGATGTCGTTTTCTTGCTTCTGCGAGGACTGCTTGGCGTGCTTCTTGCCGGCTTAGACTGTCGGCTTGCAGAAAGTGGTTGGTTATCGCTGACCTTCTTTTGTTGAGCAGCCTCCTTGATTTCATTATTTACACGGGCTACGTCTTGTGTCCAAAGACTATACTCCTCCGGGGCAAACAAGAGTTGATCCGTTGTTTCTGTCTCGATGGTGCTATCCATAATCGGATGATGGTCTTCATCAAAGAATACCGTCTGACCGTTCATCTCTCTTGGGGCTTCCACGTCCGTGCGAATTTCACGGATTTCCTGTTCGTATTGTCTTTGAAGGGTAATTACGGGGACACCTTCGGGAGCAGGTTCGGTTTCTGGCTCTATTGTTGGAAGTACCTGTGTTGCTTGTGCTTCTTCTTTTGTCTCTGATTCGTCTCTTGCTTCATCTCCCACTATCTTATTACCTTCTCCGACCTTCTCTTGGGGCTGAGTTTCTTCTTGTACTAGCCTCAGAACTTCCTGACTTCTTTCTTCCTTGCCTTGCTCAATGATGGGTTCTTTGGTGTATTGTCCTCTGACAATCTCTTCCAGCTCCGCAATCTCGTGCAATTTTGTGGGCTTGAAGTATAAGTCCCGCTCAATTCCCAAGCCTCTGACCTTTACTTCCTCCATTTCATCAAGCGACATTGTACCCAATTCCCAGCCGTAGCCCATCGTAACAGCACCGAAGCCGATGCGCTCCTTGGGGTCGTACTCCAATAGATAAGCCGTGTAAGCCCCCATTGGGAAAAAGTAGCGAGCGTAGGCTATTCTATCGCCAATGAGTTCTTTTTCTGTCCTATAGAGTTTGGGAAGCTGTTTTTTGATGCTATCAGGCATCAGATTATAGGCATTATCTTCTTCCTTATCCTTAGTTTCCTGTTTCTGAGGTGTTTCTTCATTTTTTATGCTTTCTTGCACTTTCTGCACCATCTTGTCCACATGTACCTGCCATTCCTCCTCAGTCATGGGTATGCCTGTTTCATAGAGTTTACGATCAAAACGCTGCTCCACTTCCAAAGAGAGTTGAGTACGCAGGCTGTCAGCCATATCCTCGATACCGCCGTCAAACGTATATTCCCAGGCAGGCTTGCCGTAAGGGTCCGTACCCATCGTGCGGTCTGTGGCGATGGTTCGGTGGGCTATGTCCTTCCATTCACCGTCAAAGAGCGAATTGTGCTTGAATACGACAGAAGAGCCTTCGGCTATGGGAGCCGATACGGACGCAACAAATTGCTGTTCGATGCCCTCGCTGATAGTCTTGCCCGACTGCTTTTGCAGGACAATGAGGTCGCTACCCACATCCGTACCCGCATTCTCGGAGAACATACCCGAAGGCAGGCGGATGGCGGAGATAAGCCGGCTATTCTGCATGAGGTAACGGCGGATGGCTTCATTTTTAGGGCTGTCCAATACGCCCTGCGAGGTAATGAAAGCAAGAAGTCCGCCCTCTTTGATAGTGTCCAGCCCTTTCACAAAGAAATAATTGTGGATGGTTCGGGTGGATTCCCGTTTAAGGATATTCTCTCCCTTGCTATAACTACGGTCATAGACCATAAAGTCGCCAAAGGGGATGTTGCTGGTAATAAGGTCGTACTTGTCCTTCTCTTCCAATTCACCAATGGCTTCAAAGGGTTCTTGCCGAACAAAGATATTGTCCTTGCCGTAAGGATGAAGGGCTTGTGTGATGCGTGCCGTCAGCATGTCTTTTTCCATAGCATCGACCATACCAGCACTTTTGGCAAAGGTTTCGGTAAAGGCTCCCATACCTGCGGAAGGGTCCAAGCATTGTCTTACTTGCACGTCGGTGGCACTTAGGGCATCGGCAATGGCGGAGACGATACGGGTGTCGGTATAGAAGGAAGTCAGTACGCTTGCCTTGATGCTCTCCCAATAGCGTTTGGCTGTGTTGGTATCGACGGCATCACGGTAAATCATCTGTTTGAGCCTTTGGGTAGGCGCGAACAGATTTTGCTCCGATGCACTCCAATAGCGGAGGTCATCGGGATTATCACAACGGTTCAAGACGCATTTCAGACCACCGAAACCTTGATAACCTCTGAGCAGGACTTTCTCGGCTTCGGTGGCTTCACGGCGTTCTTTCTCCAAGCGCAGCACGACACGAATGGCTTCCGTGTTGCCCGCCAAGACTGCTTTCTTATTGTATGCCATAGTTGTTCTGTTTTAATATGGAGAGGAAAAATTAGTCGGAAGATAATTTTTTCTACCTCCCAACTAATTTATTTTAGCTCCGAGTCTGTGATAACTATCTCCCTCGTGCTTTTCCTTTCTTACCCTCAAACTCAAAGGAGGTGGTGTGGTCTTCGCCCAGAACAAGGCGTGCGTTGAACTTCTTGCCTGCCTTGCTCGTCAAGCCTTTAAGGATGGGTGTTCGCCCGGTGGTTATCAAATCACGGATATTATCTTCGGAAAGGAACGTGCCGCAGATTTCACGGAAGATGCGGAAGTCGCAGCCCTCATGCCTGCATTTGGCAATCTTGGCATAGATGCCCACACTTTCGTTGCCACATTTAGGACAGCGGTAGGTTGGATAGGATTTCTGCACCGGTGGAGCAAGGGCAAGGAGTTCCTCGCAAATTGTCTCCACGTAGGAGTTGATGCCTTGCGCGAATTTCTCGGGCGGCATCTGTCCTGCTTCGATGGCGGCAAGGGTCAGTTCCCACGAGCCTGTCATCTCTGCATTGGCAATTCGTTTGTCCTTGACAATCTCATAGACAGCCAAGCCTTTCTCTGTCGGGACTACCGTTTTCTTTTCTCTTCGGATATAGTCTCGCAGGATAAGTGTTTCGATGATATTGGCTTGGGTGGCAGGTGTACCGATACCACATTCTGCCATTGCTTTTTTGCTTTCTGCATCTGAAACCTCTTTCCCTGCGTTCTGCGTTCCGCGAAATCCGGCTGCACTCGGCATATCCGAACAAGTTCGTTTCTGCTCTCGTTGGCACGGATTTTCCATAGCAGAAAGCAAAGTCGCTTCTGTATAGAGCGGTTTGGGCTTGGTCTTGTGCTCGGTAATCTCTGAGTCAGATAACGGTAACACCTCATTTTCTGTCAGATTGGGCAATACGGACAAGGTCTGTTCTTCATCCTCCTTGCCTTTTTCATCGTTCGTTCCGGTACCTTGCTGCACGGCTTTCCAGCCCAAAGAAATGTTTCGGAACGCCTTCCAAATGAAGGTGTTTGTACCGTCGGTCAGTTCCACCTGCATACGCTCCTCCTCTGAGTCGGGAGAGAAGGCTTCGATGAAACGATGGACTACCATTTGGTAGATGGTTGTTTCATCTGCCGATAGTCCCGATGGAGTTTCACCCGTAGGGATGATGGCGTGGTGGTCGGTTACCTTGTCGTTGTCCACAGAGTGGCGGTTAAGTGGGAAAGATAATCCTTGTCCTATCTTGCCGAGCAAGGCGGGTACTTCCTCGAAAACATCTTCGCTGATGTATCGGCTGCCTGTGCGGGGATAGGTCGTGATTTTCTTCTCATAGAGGCTTTGTGCTATTGAGAGGGTCTTGTCTGCTGAAAAGCCGTGCTTTTTGTTGGCTTCTTTTTGTAAGGTGGTAAGGTCGAACAAGAGAGGTGGCGACGTATGCGTTACCTTTCTTGTGACCGATGTTACCTGAAGCCTGCTCTGTTCGCGAAGCATGGCGAGAGCGGACTGTGCATCGGCTTCACTCTCGAATGCACTACTGCTCACGGCTTTCAGAGATATGCCCTCTTTCTCCACAGCTACGGAGAGTTTCCAATAGGGGACGGAAGAAAAATCACGATTTTCTATATACCGACGGCAGACCATAGCGAGTGTCGGGGTCTGTACCCGTCCCAAAGAGTAACCGCCGTTGCGAGCGATGGACAGGGCACGGCTGGCATTGATGCCCACAAGCCAGTCGGCTTCGCTTCTTGCCTTGGCGGAGTGATAGAGATTGTCATACGCAGTTCCTGCCTTGAGATGGGCAAGCCCTTCACGGATGGCTTTATCCGTGAGGGAGGAAATCCAAAGTCTGTCAAAAGGCTTATGGCAGTTCAAGTGGTGATAGATGTATCGGAAGATGAGTTCACCTTCACGTCCTGCATCGGTGGCTACGATGATGCGGTCGGCTCTGTCGAAGCACTCACGGATAGCTTTGAGTTGTTTGAGCGCTGCGGGGTCTGACGTGTACTCCTTATCCTTGCGCACTTGACGCACGATAAGCCTGAAAGGATTGGGACGAATGGGCAGGTCTTCGGCTTTATAGGCTGCAAAGCCGTAGGCTTCGGGCATGGCAAGGGTGATGAGGTGTCCCATCGCCCATGTTACCACATAACCGTTACCTTCTAAATATCCGTCTTGTCTGGTATTAGCCCCTACGATACGGGCTATATCTCTGGCTACCGAGGGTTTCTCGGCAATAATACAAGTAATCATAGTTGGGTTTGGTTTTAAGGGTTACATCTTGCGTCCGCGACGCTGTTGTTTCTTCTCCTCCAGCTTCTGCTTTTGGACGGCAGTGGGCTGTGTCTGCCCAGACTTTAACGGCTCGTTCACGTTCTTGGTAGCTTCGTTGGTCTTGCCTTGGTTGTTCACGGCAACCTGTGTCTTGTGTTCTTCGGCTACGGCTACCACCTTTTCCTTGCTGGTCTCCTGCTTCTTGTCTGGATTCCACTTGTAGAAACGCGGGCGGTTCTGTTCCTTGTCCATCTTGACGTAAGCATTGAAGGGTTGCCCTTCCTTGTCCACCATGTTCTTCAAGTAGAGCGTGCGACCGCTGTCCAATGCCTCACGCTGCTTGTCGGAGAGTTCCAACCCGCAGAGTTTGCGTGGTGCGCCTTGTTGTCGGGTGTGCTGCTGTCGTTCTTTCAAGCCTTGCTTGTTCTCGAAGATAAACTCGATGCCTTTCTTCTCGGCATTGACCTGCAAAGTAGCATTGAAGGACTTACCACTCTTGGCGGTCATTCCTTCCACTTTCACGGCTTTGCCCTCTACAAGGTCTTTATACTGTGCATCAGAAAGTGTAACGCCCTTGATTTCCTTTGGGATGTTCACACGGTCGGCACGAAGGGCGATGAGTTCGTTGGTCTGCGGATCGATGGATACGTAGGCTGCGAACGGCTCGCCATTCTTGGGCGTAATCTCGATGGTCTTGCCAAGGTTGCCTGTTGCAAGGAGCTGTTCTTTCTCCTCTGGAGAGAACTTGTGTCCCATATAGGGAAAGTCGAGCTGTGGCTCCTTGCGGAGCGGGTGGATAGCCAATCCGATGTTACCCTCACCATCGGTACGGAATGCTAGACGTGCATCAGTATAGATGGTAGTATCACCGATAGGCACGGCAATCGTGATAAGATTGCTCTTTTGCCAGTTGAGCATCTTTGCTAACTCTCCGCTCTGCTCCAATCGCTCACGGGTAAGTCCAAGGTTGTCGAGCTGCTCCCAGTCAATCTTTGACTCGTCAATGGCAGTGGCATTCTTCTGCTTGGGTAGGAAGTCCTCAAAGCGCACCTGACTGTCTGCCAACTGCTGTTTGTTCTCAGGCTTCTCACGGTTCTGTAACATTGTTTGGAGCGATGCCACACCTTGCTCCACGTTGTTAGCCACTACTTTGTAAAGTCCAAAACGGGACGGTTCGTTAAACTGTTTGAGGAAATTAGTCATGAAGTTCTTCAGCAAGCCGTCCTTGTTGTTGAATTTCAAAAAGGCTGCCTGATGCACGTCCTTGGCTTCGGTTGTTTGGAGCTTTCCTTTGTCGTCAATACCTGAAACCACGGAGAGTTTTCCCATTTCGTTAGCATTCTTCACTTCCGTGCGGTCTTCCAATACCAGCACATAGTTGTCATTGTTGTTTGATTCCATAAATCATTGTTTTTAAGATGAATAAATCATTATCGAACAGCAAAATTAAAGCAATAATATTATAGATTTTGAATTAAAGAAAAGGAGGGAACTCGTGAGAAAAGAAAGGAAATCTCCCATTATTGAATAATGCGTTTTATAAGAAATCACTATTTTTGGGTATTGTGGAGAAATGTCATTATTTCTAACTTTGCAACATCTAAAAAAAGTTTATGACAAAGGATAAATATCATATACAAAGAGTTTCTGAATTGAAACAGCATAGAAGCGCATCATTCATCATAGAATGGTGCGCTTTTTTTTGTGAACAAAACTAACTATTGTTCATTTTTGAGAAAAAGAATAGAACAAGTACTTTTTGCAAAAGAATAATGGACTTTAAATAGTAATCATGAGTAATAAAAATATTTTTCACAACTTCCTATTGGTGCTAATTTTCTCATTCACATGGCAGAATATGTTAGCTCAAAAAATCGTTTATGGGCAAATTACGGATGAGCAAACTCACCTGCCGTTAGATGGAGCTTCTATTATTTTAGAAAACTCTAATATCGGCACAATTTCAAATCATGCAGGTGTGTTTAGAATGGAACTTCCTTCAAAAAGCAGCAAGCGGATCATAGTTCAATATGTAGGATATAAAAGCCGTAACATACTACTCAATAAAAAATCATACATCAATGACAGCATTTGCTGTAATGTGGAATTGCAGCCATTAAACAATATCTTATCTGATGTCGTAGTGTTGGGAAAAAGCAAGGCGCAAAAGCATCGTGAAGTTCCATCTGCAGTCACCATTATAGACAGTCAGTCTCTTAAATACAAGACTGCAACCTTAAACGAAATTCTTGACAATGCTGCAGGTATCAAAGTGGCTCAACAAGGCGGACTGGGTAATGCTTCACGTATCATCGTACAAGGGATGGACGGTAAGCGTGTCGGTATCTTTATCAATGGTATGCCTATGGGAAATTCCGATGAATTTCAACTCAGCAGCATACCTCTTGATATGGTAGATGAAGTGGAGATATACAAAGGCATCATCCCGGCATGGCTGGGAGGTGACGGATTAGGCGGTGCCGTGAACATCCGACTGAAAGACTTCAACAAAAATCATTTGGAAACGGCATTTGAGGTAGCATCATACAATACATATATCGGCAGTCTGCAACTGAAGCAATATATTGGCAAGACCTCGACAGCTTTCCATGCCGGTGCCACGATGAACTATGCTAAAAACAATTATAGTTTTTCTTCTCCTTTTGAATTGGGACGTATCATCCACCGTGACCATGATGCGTACACACATGGAGGTTTCAACGTGGGTGTGAGCAGCCAACAATTATGGTTCGACCGATTTGACATCACATTGAGTGCCGACTACTATCGCAAAGAGATACAAGGGGGATTGATGAACGTGCAAAATAATATTCAGCATGCCTTTACGCGGACACGTTCTGCCAATGCGGCACTGAGTCTTGAGAAAAGTTTCTTAAACGGTAAACTCACCGCACAACTACATTCCATTGTTGGTCTTAGTCTCGTCAATCAAGTAGATACTTCACATTATTGTTACGATTTCATAGGTAACAGATTCCCAAGCGGTTCAGGACGCGGAGAGATTGGCTCTGTTCCAAACGATTCACATGACAGGCATACTACCATTCGTGAATTACTCAACCTGACTTATAAGATTGATGGCAATCAACTTATCACATGGAACACCAATTACCGATATGGTCGGAAGATGCCAAAAGATGAACTTGCCGACCAATACTCGCGTCTGCCTACAAGCGGATACCCAAGTACGGTACACGCCATAGTATCCGGATTGTCTCATAAATTGAATCTAAACAGTGGTAAATTTACCAACGAAATAGGAGTAAAACTTTTTAATCACCACTCGGAAGTCCTTCCGTTTGCCGAAGCAATTATGTTGCAAGACAAACTTAGAACATCGACCAACCACAGTACGATGATTGGCTGGAGCGAGGCAATGGCATTTCATCTACTTCCGGATAATGCCTTGACACTGAAAGCCTCCGTACAATCAACCGTCAGAATGCCCATAGCCGATGAGCTGTTTGGTGACGGAGTGTTGCTCCTCCCGTCTGAGAAGCTTCGTCCTGAGCGTAGCTTTAACGTCAATGCAGGTGCGATATGGCTGAGCAATGCCAGATATTATCCGCAGGTGCGAATCGGGGTAAATGCATTCTACATGAGTGCAAAAGACATGATTAAACTGATGTATAGCTCCATGAACATGGCTTATGACAATATCGGCAAGGTTCGGGTGATGGGGCTGGACATGGAACTTGACAGCAAATTGAACCATTGGCTGGATATTCAGGGGAATATCACGTGGCAAGATGCTCGCGACATGAGAAAGGAAGCCGTAGGCGGCGGAGAGAATTTTCACTATCGCTATCGAATCCCCAATATGCCTTATCTGTTTGGCAACGTCGGATTACGCCTGCACAAAGATGGTTTGCTGGGCAAGACTTCTTCTTCAGCCTTTTCTTCTACGTTCGGATTTACCAAAGAATTCAGCTACAACTGGGAAGCAAGCAATAACAATACAATGCTTATACCGGCAAGATACAGTTGGGACGTTGCCGTTCACCATTCTTTCAACAAACATTGCCAGCTTAGCTTTGAGATACGGAACCTACTCAACCGTGAAAACTGGGCAGAATTTCGCTATCCGATGGAAAGGCGCACATTTCACTTGAAGATAAAATATATTATTAACTAAATATAAACATAAAGTAAAAAACATGAAAGCAAAAAAAATCTTTTGGGTATTGCCTTGTCTTACCCTGCTGTTTGCAGCAACAGTGTCATCTTGTTCAGAAAACAATGACGACCATCCACAGTCTGAAAAGAAGCATCATTTCCTAATGTCTGCACAATCAGACAACAGTTTCTTCATCACCAGTTTCGAGAATTTCAACGAAGGTACGTCCGTGTCATACGACAAAGCTATAACGCTTCCTTCAGGACATCTCTTCATGGAAAAACGA
Protein-coding regions in this window:
- a CDS encoding DUF4099 domain-containing protein, with amino-acid sequence MESNNNDNYVLVLEDRTEVKNANEMGKLSVVSGIDDKGKLQTTEAKDVHQAAFLKFNNKDGLLKNFMTNFLKQFNEPSRFGLYKVVANNVEQGVASLQTMLQNREKPENKQQLADSQVRFEDFLPKQKNATAIDESKIDWEQLDNLGLTRERLEQSGELAKMLNWQKSNLITIAVPIGDTTIYTDARLAFRTDGEGNIGLAIHPLRKEPQLDFPYMGHKFSPEEKEQLLATGNLGKTIEITPKNGEPFAAYVSIDPQTNELIALRADRVNIPKEIKGVTLSDAQYKDLVEGKAVKVEGMTAKSGKSFNATLQVNAEKKGIEFIFENKQGLKERQQHTRQQGAPRKLCGLELSDKQREALDSGRTLYLKNMVDKEGQPFNAYVKMDKEQNRPRFYKWNPDKKQETSKEKVVAVAEEHKTQVAVNNQGKTNEATKNVNEPLKSGQTQPTAVQKQKLEEKKQQRRGRKM
- a CDS encoding TonB-dependent receptor, which gives rise to MLAQKIVYGQITDEQTHLPLDGASIILENSNIGTISNHAGVFRMELPSKSSKRIIVQYVGYKSRNILLNKKSYINDSICCNVELQPLNNILSDVVVLGKSKAQKHREVPSAVTIIDSQSLKYKTATLNEILDNAAGIKVAQQGGLGNASRIIVQGMDGKRVGIFINGMPMGNSDEFQLSSIPLDMVDEVEIYKGIIPAWLGGDGLGGAVNIRLKDFNKNHLETAFEVASYNTYIGSLQLKQYIGKTSTAFHAGATMNYAKNNYSFSSPFELGRIIHRDHDAYTHGGFNVGVSSQQLWFDRFDITLSADYYRKEIQGGLMNVQNNIQHAFTRTRSANAALSLEKSFLNGKLTAQLHSIVGLSLVNQVDTSHYCYDFIGNRFPSGSGRGEIGSVPNDSHDRHTTIRELLNLTYKIDGNQLITWNTNYRYGRKMPKDELADQYSRLPTSGYPSTVHAIVSGLSHKLNLNSGKFTNEIGVKLFNHHSEVLPFAEAIMLQDKLRTSTNHSTMIGWSEAMAFHLLPDNALTLKASVQSTVRMPIADELFGDGVLLLPSEKLRPERSFNVNAGAIWLSNARYYPQVRIGVNAFYMSAKDMIKLMYSSMNMAYDNIGKVRVMGLDMELDSKLNHWLDIQGNITWQDARDMRKEAVGGGENFHYRYRIPNMPYLFGNVGLRLHKDGLLGKTSSSAFSSTFGFTKEFSYNWEASNNNTMLIPARYSWDVAVHHSFNKHCQLSFEIRNLLNRENWAEFRYPMERRTFHLKIKYIIN